A single region of the Tachyglossus aculeatus isolate mTacAcu1 chromosome X1, mTacAcu1.pri, whole genome shotgun sequence genome encodes:
- the MEF2B gene encoding myocyte-specific enhancer factor 2B isoform X2 → MGRKKIQISRILDQRNRQVTFTKRKFGLMKKAYELSVLCDCEIALIIFNSANRLFQYASTDMDKVLLKYTEYSEPHESRTNTDILETLKRKGLGLESQELELDEGPAEPAEKLRRLSDGVDLSLTRQRLYSAAPPLPSHNVAYGAVPPPRTDPAGLGTHGEPSPSQSHPPPFKPAGPKPGPPAGRSPGPLPPGLSYPLFSHGNLTRALASKTPPPLYLGADSRRPDLTSSLGGARGTLSSTRTLYSSLQNSSPMVATGNSNLPSHGLGAFPFLSTSQTEYGPGDASPHPGFLQPNTMASWQAPRDNHTSLHSQLGVAARIPPGDEGPPAPGVSPHPQPISIKSERVSPGATCPPTTPQHHLSSLSPGAELRPREDFTKGYPYPLVLARPLNEEPRTGLPTRRLQVAESWQR, encoded by the exons ATGGGGAGGAAGAAGATCCAGATCTCCCGGATCCTGGACCAGCGGAACCGGCAG GTGACCTTCACCAAGCGGAAGTTTGGACTGATGAAGAAGGCCTATGAGCTGAGCGTGTTGTGTGACTGCGAGATAGCCCTCATCATCTTCAACAGTGCCAACCGGCTCTTCCAGTATGCCAGCACCGACATGGACAAAGTGCTTCTCAAATACACAGAGtacagtgagccccacgagagccGAACCAACACCGACATCCTGGAG ACCCTGAAGCGGAAGGGGCTGGGACTGGAGAGCCAGGAGCTGGAGCTGGACGAGGGGCCAGCCGAGCCTGCGGAGAAACTCCGGCGACTGAGCGACGGGGTGGACCTGTCCCTGACACGGCAGAGGCTCTAT TCGGcggccccacccctgcccagccATAATGTGGCATATGGGGCAGTGCCTCCCCCCAGGACTGATCCAGCTGGCCTGGGCACCCACGGGGAGCCCTCTCCCAGCCAGAGCCACCCACCCCCCTTCAAGCCAGCGGGGCCCAAGCCCGGCCCCCCAGCAGGACGCTCCCCGGGGCCACTGCCCCCAG GACTCAGctaccctctcttctcccacggCAACCTGACTCGGGCCCTGGCCAGCAAAACTCCACCCCCGCTCTACCTGGGGGCTGATTCCCGGAGGCCAGATCTGACCAGCAGcctgggcggggcccgggggaccCTGAGCTCTACG AGGACCCTCTACTCTAGTCTGCAAAACTCCAGTCCCATGGTAGCTACTGGCAACAGCAACCTTCCCAGTCATGGGCTGGGTGCCTTCCCTTTCCTGTCCACTAGCCAGACAG AGTACGGACCTGGAGATGCTTCCCCCCATCCCGGCTTCCTCCAGCCCAACACCATGGCTTCTTGGCAGGCCCCTCGGGACAACCACACCTCCTTGCACTCGCAGCTGGG CGTGGCCGCTCGCATCCCGCCTGGCGATGAGGGTCCCCCGGCTCCTGgagtgtccccccacccccagcccatcaGCATCAAGTCAGAGCGCGTGTCTCCCGGGGCGACCTGCCCACCCACCACCCCTCAACACCACCTGTCCAGCCTGTCACCCGGTGCCGAGCTCCGCCCACGAGAGGACTTCACCAAGGGCTACCCCTACCCCCTGGTTCTAGCCCGGCCCCTGAATGAAGAACCCCGCACCGGCCTCCCCACCCGACGCCTGCAGGTGGCAGAAAGTTGGCAGAGATAG
- the MEF2B gene encoding myocyte-specific enhancer factor 2B isoform X1 yields the protein MGRKKIQISRILDQRNRQVTFTKRKFGLMKKAYELSVLCDCEIALIIFNSANRLFQYASTDMDKVLLKYTEYSEPHESRTNTDILETLKRKGLGLESQELELDEGPAEPAEKLRRLSDGVDLSLTRQRLYSAAPPLPSHNVAYGAVPPPRTDPAGLGTHGEPSPSQSHPPPFKPAGPKPGPPAGRSPGPLPPGLSYPLFSHGNLTRALASKTPPPLYLGADSRRPDLTSSLGGARGTLSSTRTLYSSLQNSSPMVATGNSNLPSHGLGAFPFLSTSQTEYGPGDASPHPGFLQPNTMASWQAPRDNHTSLHSQLGSVAARIPPGDEGPPAPGVSPHPQPISIKSERVSPGATCPPTTPQHHLSSLSPGAELRPREDFTKGYPYPLVLARPLNEEPRTGLPTRRLQVAESWQR from the exons ATGGGGAGGAAGAAGATCCAGATCTCCCGGATCCTGGACCAGCGGAACCGGCAG GTGACCTTCACCAAGCGGAAGTTTGGACTGATGAAGAAGGCCTATGAGCTGAGCGTGTTGTGTGACTGCGAGATAGCCCTCATCATCTTCAACAGTGCCAACCGGCTCTTCCAGTATGCCAGCACCGACATGGACAAAGTGCTTCTCAAATACACAGAGtacagtgagccccacgagagccGAACCAACACCGACATCCTGGAG ACCCTGAAGCGGAAGGGGCTGGGACTGGAGAGCCAGGAGCTGGAGCTGGACGAGGGGCCAGCCGAGCCTGCGGAGAAACTCCGGCGACTGAGCGACGGGGTGGACCTGTCCCTGACACGGCAGAGGCTCTAT TCGGcggccccacccctgcccagccATAATGTGGCATATGGGGCAGTGCCTCCCCCCAGGACTGATCCAGCTGGCCTGGGCACCCACGGGGAGCCCTCTCCCAGCCAGAGCCACCCACCCCCCTTCAAGCCAGCGGGGCCCAAGCCCGGCCCCCCAGCAGGACGCTCCCCGGGGCCACTGCCCCCAG GACTCAGctaccctctcttctcccacggCAACCTGACTCGGGCCCTGGCCAGCAAAACTCCACCCCCGCTCTACCTGGGGGCTGATTCCCGGAGGCCAGATCTGACCAGCAGcctgggcggggcccgggggaccCTGAGCTCTACG AGGACCCTCTACTCTAGTCTGCAAAACTCCAGTCCCATGGTAGCTACTGGCAACAGCAACCTTCCCAGTCATGGGCTGGGTGCCTTCCCTTTCCTGTCCACTAGCCAGACAG AGTACGGACCTGGAGATGCTTCCCCCCATCCCGGCTTCCTCCAGCCCAACACCATGGCTTCTTGGCAGGCCCCTCGGGACAACCACACCTCCTTGCACTCGCAGCTGGG cAGCGTGGCCGCTCGCATCCCGCCTGGCGATGAGGGTCCCCCGGCTCCTGgagtgtccccccacccccagcccatcaGCATCAAGTCAGAGCGCGTGTCTCCCGGGGCGACCTGCCCACCCACCACCCCTCAACACCACCTGTCCAGCCTGTCACCCGGTGCCGAGCTCCGCCCACGAGAGGACTTCACCAAGGGCTACCCCTACCCCCTGGTTCTAGCCCGGCCCCTGAATGAAGAACCCCGCACCGGCCTCCCCACCCGACGCCTGCAGGTGGCAGAAAGTTGGCAGAGATAG